A genomic region of Barnesiella viscericola DSM 18177 contains the following coding sequences:
- a CDS encoding ABC transporter permease has protein sequence MNLTNLTKIALKALNNNKMRCFLTMLGIIIGVASVITMLAIGQGSKRSIRAQIAEMGSNMIMIHPGNMERGGVRQDASSMQTLKLNDYEDIAGGTEYVSACSPSVSSSGQFIYGANNYPSTIYGVTEDYLEIRKFSIDEGSMFTPQDVLTSAKVCLVGQTIIDNLFPNGESPIGKVIRFNKIPLKIVGTLTPKGYNSMGMDQDDMVLAPYTTVQKRVLAITYLQGIFCSALTEELTPQAIDEITQILRKNHKIKEGEEDDFEIRSQEEMSSMMSSTTDMMTILLACIAGISLLVGGIGIMNIMYVSVTERTREIGLRMSIGARGIDILAQFLIEAVLISVTGGIIGVLLGVGASMVVNLVFNWPVYIQAYSVILSFLVCTFTGIFFGWYPARKAANLDPIEAIRYE, from the coding sequence ATGAATCTGACCAATCTCACCAAAATAGCACTCAAAGCGCTTAACAACAATAAGATGCGATGCTTCCTCACGATGTTGGGTATCATCATCGGAGTAGCCTCGGTCATCACCATGCTCGCCATCGGGCAAGGCTCGAAGCGAAGCATTCGGGCACAAATTGCCGAAATGGGGTCGAACATGATCATGATACACCCCGGCAACATGGAGCGGGGCGGTGTGCGGCAAGATGCCTCGTCGATGCAGACGCTCAAACTGAACGACTACGAAGACATTGCCGGAGGGACCGAATACGTGTCGGCCTGCTCGCCCTCGGTCAGCAGCAGCGGACAGTTCATCTACGGGGCCAACAACTACCCCAGCACCATCTACGGCGTGACCGAGGATTACCTCGAAATACGCAAGTTCTCCATCGACGAGGGCAGCATGTTCACCCCGCAAGACGTGCTCACCTCGGCCAAAGTCTGCCTGGTGGGACAAACCATCATCGACAACCTCTTCCCCAACGGAGAGAGCCCCATCGGCAAGGTAATCCGGTTCAACAAGATACCCCTCAAAATCGTGGGCACCCTCACCCCCAAAGGCTACAACAGCATGGGCATGGATCAGGACGACATGGTGCTGGCCCCCTACACCACGGTACAAAAGCGGGTGCTGGCCATCACCTACCTGCAAGGCATCTTCTGCTCGGCCCTCACCGAAGAGCTCACCCCTCAGGCAATCGACGAGATCACCCAGATTCTGCGCAAGAACCACAAAATCAAGGAGGGCGAGGAGGACGATTTCGAGATACGCTCGCAGGAGGAAATGAGCTCGATGATGAGCTCAACCACCGACATGATGACGATTCTGCTTGCCTGTATCGCCGGCATCTCGCTGCTCGTGGGCGGTATCGGCATCATGAACATCATGTATGTATCGGTCACCGAGCGCACCCGCGAAATCGGATTGCGCATGTCGATAGGCGCCCGGGGCATCGACATCTTGGCCCAGTTCCTCATCGAGGCGGTACTCATCAGCGTCACGGGCGGCATCATCGGGGTACTGCTGGGCGTGGGAGCCTCGATGGTCGTGAACCTGGTATTCAACTGGCCGGTCTACATACAGGCTTACTCGGTAATACTCTCCTTCCTGGTATGTACCTTCACCGGCATCTTCTTCGGCTGGTACCCGGCCCGCAAGGCAGCCAACCTCGACCCCATCGAAGCCATTCGTTATGAATAA
- a CDS encoding DUF6249 domain-containing protein, with product MKRFVMTALLSLVLWTGATAMAQTGRVKPTVKPAAAVAAATTENDTLGGMTETEAYKVRMAEIELERQQALSIYEPDAEDILGAIIPVLGITVPFLFVFLIVFFYIYYRNKKQKAHYEVIEKAIEAGRELPDGFFESPRSRQVRPDKLVTLNQGLVYLGIGLGFAIWSIVKWSIDGTAEFGDSYGIFLLGLAAIFILVGAGKLILYRVSSRPGNDHTDNQPE from the coding sequence ATGAAACGATTTGTGATGACAGCGCTCCTTTCACTCGTGTTGTGGACGGGCGCAACCGCAATGGCCCAGACCGGCCGTGTAAAACCGACTGTAAAACCGGCAGCAGCTGTGGCTGCGGCGACGACCGAAAACGATACCCTCGGCGGTATGACCGAGACCGAAGCCTACAAGGTGCGTATGGCCGAGATTGAGTTGGAACGACAACAGGCCCTGTCGATCTACGAGCCCGATGCCGAGGATATTCTTGGTGCAATAATTCCCGTGTTGGGTATAACCGTACCTTTTCTTTTTGTCTTTTTGATAGTCTTCTTCTATATCTACTACCGCAACAAGAAGCAGAAGGCCCATTATGAGGTTATCGAGAAGGCCATCGAGGCCGGACGTGAGTTGCCCGACGGATTTTTCGAGTCGCCCCGGTCGCGGCAGGTGCGTCCCGACAAGCTGGTGACCCTCAACCAGGGACTGGTATACTTGGGTATCGGTTTGGGCTTTGCCATCTGGAGCATCGTGAAGTGGAGTATCGACGGCACCGCAGAGTTTGGCGACAGCTACGGTATCTTCCTGCTGGGGCTGGCGGCCATCTTTATCCTGGTGGGTGCGGGCAAACTGATACTCTATCGGGTATCGTCGCGCCCCGGGAACGACCACACCGATAATCAACCCGAATAA
- a CDS encoding metallophosphoesterase family protein yields the protein MVKIGLLSDTHAWWDDRYAKYFAECDEIWHAGDIGSVELADRFEALKPFRAVYGNIDGHELRLRYPQHQRFTIEGVDVWITHIGGYPGKYAREVIPQIYIHPPKLFISGHSHILKVLYDKTLKCLHINPGAAGLYGFHKKRTLVRFVIDRGEIKDLEVIELADRRQGG from the coding sequence ATGGTAAAAATAGGTTTGTTATCCGACACCCACGCCTGGTGGGACGACCGTTACGCGAAATATTTTGCCGAGTGCGACGAGATTTGGCACGCGGGTGACATCGGCTCGGTCGAGCTGGCCGACCGGTTCGAGGCATTGAAACCCTTCCGGGCTGTCTATGGCAATATCGACGGCCACGAACTGCGCCTGCGCTACCCACAGCACCAACGGTTTACCATCGAAGGGGTCGACGTGTGGATTACGCACATCGGCGGATACCCCGGCAAATATGCCCGCGAGGTGATACCGCAAATCTACATACACCCGCCCAAGCTCTTCATCTCGGGCCACTCGCACATCTTGAAAGTGCTCTATGACAAAACCTTGAAATGCCTGCACATCAACCCCGGCGCCGCCGGACTGTACGGATTCCACAAGAAACGCACGCTGGTGCGATTCGTCATCGACCGGGGCGAAATCAAGGACCTCGAAGTCATCGAACTGGCCGACCGCCGACAAGGGGGATAA
- a CDS encoding efflux RND transporter periplasmic adaptor subunit — MKRKKIIILSVAAVAVIVIAWAIFGRKSSSNSYYIETATAARGDVSNSVTATGSIEPVTQVEVGTQVSGIIDKLYADYNSVVTKGQLIAEMDKVTLQSELTSQQATYDGAKAEYEYQQKNYLRNQALHEKQLISDTEFEESTYNYAKAKSAYESSEANLAKAKRNLAYATITSPIDGVVISRAVEEGQTVAAGFETPTLFTIAADLTQMQVIADVDEADIGGVKEGQRVEFTVDAYPNDTFEGTVTQVRLEATEESNVITYEVVISAHNPDLKLKPGLTANVTIYIAERRNVVNIPVKALRFVPDPPSSKAPAPEQTPQPQAPDNDSLKTVWVQEGQEWKPRQVKVGMDNGVNVEICSGLNEGEVVAVDRKSNTGMTEAQLSGNQEESPFMPKPPGKKK, encoded by the coding sequence ATGAAACGTAAGAAAATCATCATTCTCTCGGTAGCGGCAGTCGCAGTCATTGTGATTGCGTGGGCCATCTTCGGGAGGAAATCGTCAAGCAACAGCTACTACATCGAGACGGCCACGGCCGCCCGGGGCGACGTGTCGAACTCCGTCACGGCTACCGGATCCATCGAGCCGGTGACCCAGGTCGAGGTAGGTACACAGGTGTCGGGTATCATCGACAAGCTCTATGCCGATTACAATTCGGTAGTGACCAAAGGCCAACTCATCGCCGAAATGGATAAGGTCACCCTGCAAAGCGAACTCACTTCGCAACAGGCTACCTACGACGGTGCCAAAGCCGAATATGAATATCAGCAGAAGAACTACCTGCGCAACCAGGCCCTGCACGAAAAGCAGCTCATCAGCGACACCGAATTCGAGGAATCGACCTACAACTACGCCAAGGCCAAGAGTGCCTATGAAAGCAGCGAGGCCAACCTGGCCAAGGCCAAACGCAACCTGGCCTACGCCACCATCACTTCGCCCATCGACGGGGTGGTCATCAGCCGCGCCGTTGAGGAGGGACAGACCGTGGCAGCCGGATTCGAGACGCCTACCCTCTTCACCATCGCCGCCGACCTCACCCAGATGCAGGTAATTGCCGATGTCGACGAAGCCGATATAGGCGGCGTGAAAGAGGGACAACGGGTCGAGTTTACCGTCGACGCCTATCCCAACGATACCTTCGAGGGTACCGTAACCCAGGTGCGTTTGGAGGCTACCGAAGAGAGCAACGTAATCACCTACGAGGTGGTCATCTCGGCTCACAACCCCGATTTGAAACTGAAACCGGGGCTCACGGCCAACGTCACCATCTACATAGCCGAACGCCGCAACGTGGTGAATATCCCCGTCAAGGCTCTCCGCTTCGTTCCCGACCCACCCTCGAGCAAGGCTCCGGCTCCCGAACAGACGCCCCAACCCCAAGCTCCCGATAACGACAGCCTCAAAACCGTGTGGGTACAAGAGGGACAGGAGTGGAAACCTCGCCAGGTCAAAGTAGGTATGGACAACGGAGTGAACGTAGAGATCTGCTCGGGACTGAACGAGGGCGAAGTGGTGGCCGTAGACCGCAAGAGCAATACCGGAATGACCGAAGCCCAACTCTCGGGCAACCAGGAGGAGAGCCCCTTCATGCCCAAGCCACCGGGAAAAAAGAAATAA
- a CDS encoding LytR/AlgR family response regulator transcription factor: protein MILKCCIIDDEPLAIELLESYVKRTPFLQLEASFNSAVQAVERVSRGDIDLIFLDIQMPELDGMEFSRMIEGRSRIVFTTAFGQYAVDSYKVNAIDYLLKPFSYADFLKAAQKALQWFELSEGNTANPAAAPAESPAASPYIFVKSDYKLKQIPLDKILYIEGLKDYVKIYLEGEPHPILSLLSLKSLEEMLPEGQFIRVHRSFIVQGCKIKMIDRNRIVFGKEYIPISDTYKESFAEFIAQHSPLTGKPQN from the coding sequence ATGATACTGAAATGCTGCATTATCGACGACGAACCTCTGGCCATAGAGCTGTTGGAGAGTTATGTCAAACGCACCCCCTTCCTGCAACTGGAAGCCTCGTTCAACTCGGCCGTGCAGGCTGTCGAGCGGGTTTCGCGCGGTGACATCGACCTCATCTTTCTCGACATTCAGATGCCCGAGCTCGACGGCATGGAGTTTTCGCGCATGATCGAGGGGCGCAGCCGCATTGTCTTTACCACCGCCTTCGGGCAGTATGCCGTGGACAGCTACAAGGTCAATGCCATCGACTACCTGCTCAAACCCTTCTCTTATGCCGACTTTCTCAAAGCGGCCCAAAAGGCGCTGCAATGGTTCGAGCTGTCGGAGGGCAATACCGCCAACCCCGCAGCGGCTCCGGCCGAATCGCCGGCGGCAAGTCCCTATATCTTTGTCAAGAGCGACTACAAGCTCAAACAGATACCGCTCGACAAGATTCTCTACATCGAGGGATTGAAAGATTATGTGAAGATTTATCTCGAAGGCGAGCCGCACCCGATTCTCTCGCTGCTGAGCCTCAAATCGCTCGAAGAGATGTTGCCCGAGGGGCAGTTCATACGGGTGCACCGCTCGTTTATCGTGCAGGGGTGCAAAATCAAGATGATCGACCGCAACCGCATCGTCTTCGGCAAGGAGTATATCCCCATATCAGACACCTACAAGGAGTCGTTTGCCGAGTTCATAGCCCAGCACTCCCCGCTCACCGGCAAGCCACAGAACTGA
- a CDS encoding bifunctional GNAT family N-acetyltransferase/carbon-nitrogen hydrolase family protein produces the protein MKPKEINKVEIRNLQREDYDQLASSFTRVYADGSDVFWTPEQIDKLIRIFPEGQIVTVVDGKIVGCALSIIVNYNDVKNDHTYAQVTGNETFNTHTRKGNILYGIEVFVHPDYRGLRLARRMYEYRKELCEKLNLKAIMFGGRLPNYHKYADHMRPKEYIDKVRKREIFDPVLLFQLSNDFHVRKVMRNYLPNDEESKHFACLLQWDNIYYQEPTEEYISPKTTVRVGLVQWQMRSYKTLDDLFEQVEFFVDSVSSYQSDFVLFPEYFNAPLMARFNDESESEAIRGLAQYTDEIRERFINLAIRYNINIITGSMPLIKEDGLLYNIGYLCRRDGTYEMYEKLHVTPDEMKCWGLNGGKAIRTFETDCAKIGVLICYDVEFPELSRIMAGEGMQILFVPFLTDTQNAYSRVRVCAQARAIENECFVVIAGSVGNLPKVHNMDIQYAQSGVFTPCDFAFPTDGRRAEATPNTEMILISDVDLDLLNELHTYGSVRNLKDRRNDLYEVKMKK, from the coding sequence ATGAAACCCAAAGAGATTAATAAAGTCGAGATTCGTAATCTGCAACGCGAAGACTACGACCAGCTGGCCAGCTCGTTCACCCGGGTATATGCCGACGGCAGCGACGTGTTCTGGACCCCCGAACAGATAGACAAACTGATACGCATCTTCCCCGAGGGGCAGATTGTGACCGTGGTCGACGGCAAAATCGTGGGGTGCGCCCTCTCGATTATCGTCAACTACAACGATGTGAAAAACGACCACACCTATGCTCAGGTGACCGGCAACGAGACCTTCAACACCCACACCCGCAAGGGAAATATCCTCTATGGCATCGAGGTCTTCGTGCACCCCGACTACCGCGGCCTGCGATTGGCCCGCCGTATGTATGAATACCGCAAGGAGCTGTGCGAAAAGCTCAACCTCAAAGCCATCATGTTTGGCGGCCGGTTGCCCAACTACCACAAATATGCCGACCACATGCGCCCCAAAGAGTACATCGACAAGGTGCGCAAGCGCGAGATATTCGACCCGGTGCTGCTCTTCCAGCTCTCCAACGACTTCCACGTGCGCAAGGTGATGCGCAACTACCTGCCCAACGACGAGGAGTCGAAACACTTCGCCTGCCTGCTCCAATGGGACAACATCTACTATCAGGAGCCTACCGAGGAGTATATCTCGCCCAAGACGACCGTGCGGGTGGGTCTCGTACAGTGGCAGATGCGCAGCTACAAGACGCTCGACGACCTGTTTGAGCAGGTCGAGTTCTTCGTCGACTCGGTGAGCAGCTACCAGAGCGACTTCGTACTCTTCCCCGAATACTTCAACGCCCCCCTCATGGCCCGCTTCAACGACGAGAGCGAGTCGGAGGCTATCCGCGGTCTGGCCCAATATACCGACGAGATTCGCGAGCGGTTCATCAACCTGGCCATTCGCTACAACATCAACATCATCACCGGCAGCATGCCCCTCATCAAGGAAGACGGACTGCTCTACAACATCGGCTACCTATGCCGCCGCGACGGCACCTACGAGATGTACGAGAAGCTACACGTCACCCCCGACGAGATGAAGTGCTGGGGTTTGAACGGCGGCAAAGCCATTCGCACCTTCGAGACCGACTGTGCCAAGATAGGCGTGCTCATCTGCTACGACGTCGAGTTCCCCGAACTGTCGCGCATCATGGCCGGCGAGGGCATGCAGATACTCTTTGTCCCCTTCCTCACCGACACCCAAAACGCCTATTCGCGTGTGCGCGTCTGTGCCCAGGCACGCGCCATCGAAAACGAATGTTTCGTGGTCATTGCCGGTAGTGTAGGTAACCTGCCCAAGGTACACAACATGGATATACAATATGCCCAGTCGGGCGTATTCACCCCCTGCGACTTTGCCTTCCCCACCGACGGGCGCCGGGCCGAGGCTACACCCAATACCGAGATGATTCTCATCTCAGACGTCGACCTCGACCTCCTCAACGAGCTCCATACCTACGGCAGTGTGCGCAATCTTAAAGATCGCCGCAACGACCTCTATGAGGTGAAAATGAAGAAATAG
- a CDS encoding ABC transporter ATP-binding protein, with product MATKEIIRLENIRRNFIVGNETVHALRGVSFTINVGEFVTIMGTSGSGKSTLLNILGCLDTPTSGEYYLDGIPVRSMGKNERSVLRNRKIGFVFQSYNLLPKTTALENVELPLMYNSAISARQRHELASRALDAVGLSERKNHKSNQMSGGQQQRVAIARALVNDPVIILADEATGNLDTRTSFEILVLFQELHAQGRTIIFVTHNPELSAYSSRNIVLRDGKIISDTPNDHQASAQEMLQKLPVESD from the coding sequence ATGGCAACCAAAGAGATTATCCGACTGGAAAACATACGGCGCAACTTTATCGTGGGTAACGAAACGGTACACGCTCTGCGGGGGGTGAGCTTCACCATCAACGTCGGCGAGTTCGTGACCATCATGGGCACCAGCGGCTCGGGCAAGTCGACCCTGCTCAACATACTGGGCTGCCTCGACACCCCTACCTCGGGCGAATACTACCTCGACGGGATACCGGTGCGGAGCATGGGCAAGAACGAGCGGTCGGTCCTGCGCAATCGCAAGATAGGCTTCGTGTTCCAGTCGTATAACCTGCTACCCAAGACGACCGCCCTCGAAAACGTGGAGCTGCCGCTCATGTACAATTCGGCCATCTCAGCCCGTCAGCGGCACGAACTGGCCTCACGCGCCCTCGATGCCGTGGGTCTGTCCGAACGGAAGAATCACAAGTCGAACCAGATGTCGGGCGGTCAGCAACAACGCGTGGCCATCGCCCGGGCCCTGGTCAACGACCCGGTCATCATCTTGGCCGACGAGGCTACCGGTAACCTCGACACCCGCACCTCGTTCGAGATTCTGGTCCTCTTCCAGGAGCTGCACGCCCAGGGACGCACCATCATCTTCGTCACCCACAACCCCGAGCTGTCGGCTTACAGCAGCCGCAACATCGTACTGCGCGACGGAAAGATTATCAGCGACACCCCCAACGACCATCAGGCTTCGGCCCAGGAGATGTTGCAAAAGTTACCGGTAGAAAGCGATTAA
- a CDS encoding RNA polymerase sigma factor encodes MEKTEDMMWVARCVLLDDRKAFASLVDKYQGRVKRFFLSLTGGDESLSDDLAQETFIKVYYHLRSYKGLSSFSTWLFRVAYNLYYDELRRRGDRYLESLDEATAIPQSPEPVDRRLDMTRALSILRPEERTVVTLYFVEDMAIARIAAVTGIPEGTIKSHLSRAKQKLGEYLKKNGYERVE; translated from the coding sequence ATGGAGAAGACCGAGGATATGATGTGGGTGGCGCGCTGTGTCCTGCTGGACGACCGCAAGGCGTTTGCCTCGCTGGTCGACAAGTACCAGGGTCGGGTGAAGCGCTTCTTCCTGAGCCTCACCGGCGGCGACGAATCGCTCAGCGACGACCTGGCGCAGGAGACCTTCATCAAGGTCTATTACCACCTGCGCAGCTACAAAGGTCTCTCCTCGTTCTCGACCTGGCTCTTCCGGGTGGCCTACAACCTCTATTACGACGAGTTGCGCAGGCGGGGCGACCGCTACCTCGAATCGCTGGACGAGGCAACGGCGATACCCCAGTCGCCCGAGCCGGTAGACCGTCGGCTCGACATGACCCGGGCCCTGTCGATACTGCGACCCGAGGAGCGCACGGTCGTTACCCTATACTTTGTCGAGGATATGGCCATCGCCCGCATCGCCGCGGTGACGGGTATACCCGAGGGGACCATCAAGTCGCACCTCTCGCGCGCCAAACAAAAATTAGGAGAATATTTAAAGAAAAACGGATATGAAAGAGTGGAATGA
- a CDS encoding TolC family protein — translation MKNLIISTAILTLICCAPLQAQESEEAMPDVWTLQACFDYAHDHSITLQQNRLSIEESSVNTKEAKAQLFPSFDFSTSHNYGNYPLADGSREGNNVYTGTYNLNASWTIFDGKRRNTIKSNQLQERQQQYAFQESLDNLQIEILTDYLQILYAEEAVNICQQTVEVSQRQVERSRELLAAGSISKSDLAQLEAQYSNDKYQLVSAEANRDQLRLNLKQLLELDIDVTMELALPTIDESKVLVPLPDKSTVYATALGFIPSIQSGKLELEVADLNIANAKAGYYPNLSLYAGIGSGHNTGDSGSLGSQLKQGFNESIGLTLSIPIYSQRSNKSAMERARIQQKISALDLKNQEKELLNQIESAWLDASSAQSQYLAAREQLAATQTSFELTEEQFYLGMKNTVEMLTAKNNWLSAQQEELQSRYMALLNLKLLDYYENKPLTLD, via the coding sequence ATGAAAAATTTAATCATATCCACCGCCATTTTAACACTCATCTGTTGCGCTCCCCTGCAAGCTCAGGAGAGTGAAGAAGCGATGCCCGACGTATGGACTCTGCAAGCCTGCTTCGACTATGCCCACGATCACAGCATCACTCTGCAACAGAACCGGTTGTCGATTGAAGAGAGCTCGGTCAACACGAAAGAGGCCAAAGCCCAGCTCTTCCCCTCGTTCGACTTCTCCACCTCGCACAACTATGGCAACTACCCCCTGGCCGACGGTTCCCGAGAGGGGAACAACGTCTACACCGGCACCTACAACCTGAACGCGTCATGGACCATCTTCGACGGGAAACGCCGCAACACCATCAAGTCCAACCAACTGCAAGAGAGGCAGCAGCAATACGCCTTCCAGGAGAGCCTCGACAACCTGCAAATCGAGATTCTCACCGACTATCTGCAAATTCTCTATGCCGAAGAGGCAGTGAACATCTGCCAACAGACCGTCGAGGTCTCGCAACGACAGGTCGAACGGTCGCGCGAACTGCTGGCCGCCGGCTCCATCTCGAAAAGCGATCTGGCCCAACTCGAAGCCCAATACAGCAACGACAAATACCAGTTGGTATCGGCCGAAGCCAATCGCGACCAGCTGCGTCTGAACCTGAAACAGCTGCTCGAACTCGACATCGACGTGACGATGGAACTGGCTCTGCCCACCATCGACGAGAGCAAGGTACTCGTGCCGCTGCCCGACAAGAGCACGGTCTATGCCACCGCCCTGGGCTTTATCCCCTCGATACAAAGCGGCAAGCTGGAACTCGAAGTGGCCGACCTGAACATCGCCAATGCCAAGGCCGGGTACTACCCCAACCTCTCGCTCTATGCCGGCATAGGAAGCGGCCACAATACCGGCGACAGCGGCAGCCTGGGCAGCCAGCTGAAACAGGGCTTCAACGAGTCGATAGGGCTCACTCTGTCGATACCTATTTACAGCCAGCGAAGCAACAAGTCGGCTATGGAGCGAGCCCGAATCCAACAGAAAATCAGCGCACTCGACCTCAAAAACCAGGAGAAGGAGTTGTTGAACCAGATTGAGAGCGCCTGGCTCGACGCCTCGTCGGCCCAGTCGCAATACCTGGCCGCCCGCGAACAGCTCGCCGCCACGCAAACCTCCTTCGAGCTCACCGAAGAGCAGTTCTACCTGGGCATGAAAAATACCGTCGAGATGCTTACCGCCAAGAACAACTGGCTCTCGGCCCAACAAGAGGAGTTGCAGTCGCGCTACATGGCTCTGCTCAACCTCAAACTGCTCGACTACTACGAAAACAAACCCCTCACGCTCGACTGA
- a CDS encoding sensor histidine kinase, with protein MAPDRQHIRLRWNPVFIHLLAWAIVFLFPLLFIERFESMRRVHEFSLIKFYVQPISIAVIFYINYLWLIDKVLFRKKTVQFILYNLLLIVVANVVIYLVHRMIIPDEFLHHRPIPRPPRPGLMQWQDSITLALMVGLSVAIKMTQKWIVSEKERKQLEQERTEAELKNLKNQLNPHFLFNTLNNIYSLIAISPDRAQSAVLELSKMLRYVLYENAQAYVPMEKELEFNHNYIELMRLRLARHVKVEVDMPDGLCRGYQIAPLLFITLIENAFKHGTSATEPSFVKIVMREPSPGVIECRIENSCFPKDESDKSGSGIGLKNLSRQLELLYPGKYTLHAESDTRVYRSSLTIDLN; from the coding sequence ATGGCACCCGACCGACAACATATACGACTCCGCTGGAACCCCGTCTTTATTCACCTGCTGGCATGGGCTATCGTCTTTCTCTTCCCGCTCCTCTTCATCGAGCGATTCGAGAGCATGAGACGGGTACACGAGTTCAGCCTGATCAAGTTTTATGTCCAACCCATCAGTATCGCGGTTATCTTCTATATCAACTACCTGTGGCTCATCGACAAGGTACTCTTCCGTAAAAAGACGGTGCAGTTTATCCTTTACAACCTGCTGCTCATCGTGGTGGCCAATGTGGTTATCTACCTGGTACACCGAATGATTATTCCCGACGAGTTTTTGCACCACCGGCCTATCCCGCGACCTCCCCGGCCGGGACTGATGCAGTGGCAGGACTCCATTACGCTGGCGCTGATGGTGGGATTGAGTGTGGCTATCAAAATGACGCAGAAGTGGATTGTATCGGAAAAGGAGCGTAAACAACTGGAACAGGAGCGTACCGAAGCCGAATTGAAGAACTTGAAAAACCAACTCAACCCGCACTTTCTCTTCAACACGCTCAACAACATCTATTCGCTCATCGCCATCAGCCCCGACCGGGCCCAGAGTGCAGTACTCGAACTGAGCAAGATGTTGCGTTATGTGCTCTATGAGAATGCCCAGGCCTATGTGCCCATGGAGAAGGAGTTGGAGTTTAACCACAACTACATCGAGCTGATGCGGCTGCGGCTTGCCCGTCACGTGAAGGTCGAGGTGGATATGCCCGACGGATTGTGCCGGGGATACCAGATTGCCCCGCTGCTCTTCATTACGCTTATCGAGAATGCCTTCAAGCACGGTACCAGTGCGACCGAACCTTCGTTTGTCAAGATTGTCATGCGCGAACCCTCGCCCGGGGTCATCGAGTGCCGCATCGAGAACAGCTGCTTCCCCAAGGACGAGAGCGACAAAAGCGGTTCGGGCATCGGGCTCAAAAACCTGTCGCGACAGCTCGAACTGCTCTACCCCGGCAAATATACCCTGCATGCCGAGAGCGACACTCGGGTCTACCGCTCATCGCTCACCATCGATTTGAACTAA
- a CDS encoding diacylglycerol/lipid kinase family protein, translating into MPAPRKILAIINPISGTKDKEEIPALIDEVIDSSKYSVECRFTQYAGHAAEMTRQAVADGVDVVLSVGGDGTCNEIARELINTSTTLAIVPVGSGNGLARHLGISMDVRKALDIVNDGVVADLDYCTANGRPFFCTCGVGFDALVSLKFAEGKRRGKLAYVAKALTEYLKYKSETYRIEMPDGTVTEKAFLIACGNASQYGNNAYIAPHASMQDGKIDVTVLMPFTPFDTAGLALLLFTKHIDQDANIKSFTTESLTIKREKPGAMHLDGEPIEMGTRIDIRCFKGGLRALIPAEEPKRSIIEPFASVFWEFIETVRQELNI; encoded by the coding sequence ATGCCTGCACCGAGAAAAATCTTAGCTATCATAAATCCCATCTCGGGAACCAAAGATAAAGAGGAGATACCCGCCTTGATTGACGAGGTGATAGACTCGTCGAAATACAGTGTAGAGTGTCGTTTCACGCAGTATGCCGGTCATGCCGCCGAGATGACTCGTCAGGCTGTGGCCGACGGCGTCGACGTGGTGCTCTCGGTCGGGGGCGACGGCACTTGCAACGAGATAGCCCGTGAGCTGATCAATACCTCCACCACCTTGGCCATCGTACCGGTGGGGTCGGGCAACGGACTGGCCCGCCACCTGGGCATCTCGATGGACGTGCGCAAGGCCCTCGATATTGTCAACGACGGCGTGGTAGCCGACCTCGACTACTGCACGGCCAACGGCCGTCCCTTCTTCTGCACCTGCGGAGTAGGGTTCGATGCGCTGGTTAGCCTTAAATTTGCCGAGGGGAAACGGCGGGGAAAACTGGCCTACGTGGCCAAGGCACTCACCGAGTACCTCAAATACAAGTCGGAGACCTATCGGATCGAGATGCCCGACGGCACCGTTACCGAGAAAGCCTTTCTCATAGCCTGCGGTAATGCCTCGCAATATGGCAACAACGCCTATATCGCCCCTCATGCCAGTATGCAGGACGGCAAAATCGATGTCACGGTGCTCATGCCCTTTACCCCCTTCGACACGGCGGGACTGGCCCTGCTGCTTTTCACCAAGCACATCGACCAAGATGCCAATATCAAGAGCTTCACCACCGAGTCGCTCACCATCAAGCGTGAGAAACCAGGAGCCATGCACCTCGACGGCGAACCCATCGAGATGGGAACCCGCATCGACATACGCTGTTTTAAGGGAGGTCTGCGCGCACTCATTCCTGCCGAGGAGCCCAAACGCTCGATTATCGAGCCCTTCGCCTCGGTCTTCTGGGAGTTTATCGAAACCGTCCGTCAGGAGTTGAATATATAA